The bacterium genome includes a region encoding these proteins:
- the argJ gene encoding bifunctional glutamate N-acetyltransferase/amino-acid acetyltransferase ArgJ — translation MKIIKGGITAPHGFRAAGIPCGIKSSKKDLALIFSDRSAVTAGLFTTNQVKSAHVLLDLGKLRRKESQAIIINSGNANACNGATGKDNALKMSEYTAKCLDIDKQGVLVASTGIIGVPLPMNKIKKGIKDISNKLTIDGSKDAAEAILTTDTTIKEVAVDTGIKGRTKDNIRIGAIAKGSGMIAPNMATLLAFITTDACIKYEELFTSLRECVNTTFNMLSIDGDMSPNDTVIIMANGTSRNKRIKFNTPEYKKFTDALNYVCTYLTKKIAADGEGATKLVEIQIKGARNIKDARRAAKAVANSNLVKTALNGCDPNWGRILSSLGAARIKIKPGKIDIAINSEPIVHNSISTNFSQERLHKILKEKEITITINLNIGGHSSTAYTCDMSEVYVKINAHYHT, via the coding sequence GTGAAGATAATAAAAGGCGGCATTACAGCTCCTCATGGATTTAGAGCGGCAGGTATACCTTGTGGAATAAAATCATCTAAAAAGGACCTTGCTCTTATATTTTCAGACAGATCTGCAGTAACTGCAGGTCTGTTTACAACAAATCAGGTCAAGTCTGCTCATGTTTTGCTTGATCTAGGGAAACTACGCAGAAAAGAATCTCAGGCAATTATAATTAATAGCGGTAATGCCAATGCATGCAATGGTGCTACAGGAAAAGACAATGCTCTGAAAATGTCTGAATACACTGCAAAATGTCTGGATATAGATAAGCAAGGTGTACTTGTAGCATCTACGGGTATAATTGGGGTGCCTCTCCCTATGAATAAAATTAAAAAAGGCATTAAAGATATCTCTAATAAACTCACTATAGACGGCTCTAAAGATGCTGCTGAAGCTATTCTTACAACCGACACTACTATAAAAGAAGTGGCTGTAGATACAGGAATTAAAGGCAGGACAAAGGACAATATAAGAATTGGCGCAATTGCCAAGGGCTCAGGAATGATTGCTCCTAATATGGCTACATTGCTCGCATTTATAACAACAGATGCCTGCATAAAATATGAAGAATTGTTTACATCTTTGAGAGAATGTGTGAACACTACATTTAATATGCTGAGTATAGATGGAGATATGAGCCCTAATGACACAGTTATTATTATGGCAAATGGCACCTCAAGAAATAAAAGGATTAAATTCAATACACCTGAATATAAGAAATTTACTGATGCACTAAATTATGTATGCACATATCTTACAAAAAAGATTGCTGCTGATGGCGAAGGCGCAACAAAACTAGTTGAGATACAGATTAAAGGTGCAAGAAACATAAAGGATGCTAGACGCGCAGCTAAAGCAGTAGCTAATTCCAATCTGGTAAAAACAGCGCTTAATGGTTGCGACCCCAACTGGGGAAGAATTCTCTCCAGTTTAGGCGCAGCACGCATAAAGATTAAGCCCGGGAAAATTGATATCGCAATTAACTCTGAACCAATAGTTCACAATAGTATAAGCACAAACTTCTCTCAAGAAAGACTACATAAGATCTTGAAAGAAAAAGAAATTACAATAACAATCAATTTAAACATTGGTGGTCACAGTTCAACCGCGTATACTTGTGATATGTCAGAAGTATATGTAAAAATAAATGCGCATTACCACACATGA